Genomic segment of Tomitella fengzijianii:
GTGGACGGCTCGATCAAGGACGTCGACCCCGCGCCGCTGGCGGACACCCGCATCCGGGTGTTCAATGCCAACGGGCAGAGCGGCCAGGCGGCCCATGTGGCCGCGGGGCTGAGCGATATCGGCTTCCATCCGGCCGCGGACAATGCCGTCTCCAACGATCCGGTGTACCTCAATCAGGCCCTGCAATGTCAGGGTCAGATCCGCTTCGGCGCCCAGGGCGAAGCCGCTGCGAGCGCCCTGTGGCTGGTGGTCCCGTGCGCCGAGCTGATCCGGGACGACCGCGCCGACGCCACCGTCGACCTGGCCCTGGGCACCCTCTTCCACGACTTGTCCACCAACTCCGACGCGGAGGCCGTGCTCAAGGCCCTGCGGGTCCCCCAGGGCGGGCCAGCGCCGGAGATCGACCCGGCACTGATCGAAGGCGCACACAACGTGCGCTGCTGACGGCACGCGCGGCCGCCGCGCCGCACGCCGGAGCACGCACGGATCGCCGGCTCCGCGTCACTGCGCCGGGATCGGGTCCAGCCCTCCCGCGCGGTCCAGAATGCGCCGCAGCGCGGTCGCGATCCCCGGAGCGGCCGCGAGCGTGACGGCACCCTCGCCGCTGGTCGAATCGGGCCCGGGCACGTGCACCACTGCCCCGGCCTCGCCCGCGATCAGCGCCCCGGCCGCCCAATCCCACGGGCTCAGCCCGTGCTCGAAGTGCGCGTCCACCTGCCCGTCCGCGACCATGCACAGATCCAGCGCCCCGGCACCGATCCGCCGGATGTCGCGCACCTGCGGCAGCAGCTCCGCGATGACCCGGCCTTGACGCACGCGCCGCGACCTCTCATACCCGAAGCCGGTGGCCACCAGCGCCACCGCCGGGTCCGTGACGCCGGTGACCTGCAGGGGCGACACCGTCCCGTCGGCCTCCGTCACGTGCGCCCCGCCGCCGGCCGTCGCGCTGTAGAGCCGCCGGCCGGCCACGTCCACGACGGCCCCCGCCACCGAGCGGCCGTCGATCTGGGCGGCCAGTGAGACGGCGTAGGCCGGGATCCCGTAGAGGAAGTTCACAGTCCCGTCGATCGGGTCGACGACCCACCGCACCGCCCCCGGACGTGCCGCACCGCCGCCGGCCTCCTCGCCCAGCACCGTGTCGCCGGGACGAAGCCGCGCGAGCATGGACCGCACCAGGTCCTCCGACTCGGTGTCGACCACCGTCACGGGATCCGTGGGCGTGCTCTTGGCCCGCACCGCGCCGCCGCCCCGAGGCCCGCCCCCGGGCCCGCCGAAGACCTCCGGTCTGCGCCCCCGCACGTGCGCGGCCGCCGCCTGCGCCACGTCCACGGCCACCGTGAGCAGCTCCTGCGCCCCGGCTCCGTCGATGGCAGGGGCCTCCCCGGAGCCGGGTCCGTACCTGTTCTCGGGTCGATCCACGAAGCCTGTCACCCCTCCATCGCAGCACACGGGTCGCGATCCGTCGACGCCGGTACGGCCACCGCGCAGCGGGTATTGTGATGTCCGCTACTCAGGTTCGACGACGGGGAGAGGGATTGCGGTGGGCGTGACGCCGGGACTCAACGTGCATCAGGGCAGCGCGAATCAGGGCAGCGCGCATAAGAGCGACTCGGAACGGAGCAGCGCGGCTCAGGGCGGCGCGGACTCGACGGCCGCAGCGGCTTCGCACGAGATCGCGTTCGGTGTCGACATCGGCGGCAGCGGGATCAAGGGCGCCATGGTGGACCTGCGCACCGGTGATTTCGTCGATTCGCGCATCAAGATCGCGACGCCCTCGCCCGCCACACCCCACGCGGTCGCGGAGACCGTGCGCACCATCGTCGAGCGCGCCCAGTGGGCGGGGCCCGTGGGCATCACGCTCCC
This window contains:
- the cei gene encoding envelope integrity protein Cei; the encoded protein is MVALITNGHSTDWRGRPFRHRNRLPGLILAAVLVVIVAIVWTLAFSSDGEDASATACNAPDPGGAPLGRHVDGSIKDVDPAPLADTRIRVFNANGQSGQAAHVAAGLSDIGFHPAADNAVSNDPVYLNQALQCQGQIRFGAQGEAAASALWLVVPCAELIRDDRADATVDLALGTLFHDLSTNSDAEAVLKALRVPQGGPAPEIDPALIEGAHNVRC
- a CDS encoding inositol monophosphatase family protein, translated to MDRPENRYGPGSGEAPAIDGAGAQELLTVAVDVAQAAAAHVRGRRPEVFGGPGGGPRGGGAVRAKSTPTDPVTVVDTESEDLVRSMLARLRPGDTVLGEEAGGGAARPGAVRWVVDPIDGTVNFLYGIPAYAVSLAAQIDGRSVAGAVVDVAGRRLYSATAGGGAHVTEADGTVSPLQVTGVTDPAVALVATGFGYERSRRVRQGRVIAELLPQVRDIRRIGAGALDLCMVADGQVDAHFEHGLSPWDWAAGALIAGEAGAVVHVPGPDSTSGEGAVTLAAAPGIATALRRILDRAGGLDPIPAQ